Proteins from a single region of Candidatus Methanosuratincola sp.:
- a CDS encoding DUF2117 domain-containing protein, with product MRYGVVIHGPEAVDRGLATQVIDLLSKTGEVTACVGGATGIVAVIDAKLEDIIDISRTELPSEAIKRLVPEVDVVVLVNYCKGEETGIAFGRAVASRAGITKPLVQVDNDFVISWNPQGEDLAKWFSMKLSKRAIPPTKNGSATSKTRIISGVIEGENLWVDGVVIGKAVSKVVELSEGVDGKIQFSGVQIKEQALRRLKNLDVDKAIVRSGSIRRTQSEPRLKPTEKRGIVCLIDHDAEKLAHKFKEASAVVTVGDDTTRSAGSILSRYGVPVIGITDGDEDGICTEKNFATGSVIFTLERGTDDLAGNFIRERLFKDASEIPFTNLNDLEAKIRKILEFARIEKVERAS from the coding sequence ATGAGATACGGTGTCGTAATACACGGACCTGAAGCAGTTGATCGAGGCTTAGCCACCCAAGTAATAGATTTGCTTTCAAAAACAGGAGAAGTAACGGCATGTGTGGGAGGGGCAACCGGGATCGTCGCAGTCATAGACGCCAAGCTAGAGGACATAATCGACATATCGAGAACGGAGCTCCCCTCAGAAGCGATCAAAAGGCTTGTGCCCGAGGTGGACGTTGTAGTTCTCGTAAATTATTGTAAGGGAGAAGAAACAGGCATAGCATTTGGAAGAGCAGTAGCTTCCAGAGCCGGGATAACAAAACCGTTAGTTCAGGTCGATAACGATTTTGTAATAAGCTGGAACCCTCAGGGGGAAGATCTTGCGAAATGGTTTTCGATGAAGTTATCAAAGAGGGCGATACCCCCTACGAAAAACGGCAGTGCAACGTCAAAGACTAGAATAATCTCGGGTGTGATTGAAGGGGAGAATCTGTGGGTGGACGGGGTAGTAATCGGAAAGGCGGTCAGCAAGGTAGTTGAGCTGTCTGAGGGTGTCGATGGAAAGATACAGTTTTCGGGCGTTCAGATAAAAGAACAAGCCTTGAGAAGGCTGAAAAATCTTGACGTCGACAAGGCGATTGTAAGAAGCGGCTCAATTAGAAGAACTCAATCTGAGCCTAGATTAAAACCAACAGAGAAGAGAGGAATCGTCTGCCTAATTGACCACGACGCAGAAAAGCTGGCGCATAAATTCAAAGAAGCCTCCGCAGTTGTAACGGTGGGAGACGATACAACCAGGTCGGCAGGAAGCATCTTGAGCAGATATGGCGTGCCGGTCATAGGCATTACCGACGGGGATGAAGACGGCATCTGCACAGAAAAGAACTTTGCAACTGGCTCGGTAATTTTCACTCTTGAGAGAGGGACAGATGATCTTGCAGGCAACTTCATCAGAGAGCGGTTATTCAAAGATGCCAGTGAAATTCCATTTACGAATTTAAACGATCTAGAGGCCAAAATTAGGAAAATATTGGAATTTGCGCGGATTGAAAAAGTTGAAAGGGCATCTTAG
- a CDS encoding Coenzyme F420 hydrogenase/dehydrogenase, beta subunit C-terminal domain, with product MEFCINGYLQLQKKIIDSEICTLCGACEVACPMNAIEITENNNSQVYDCNEIVPECRICYDICPHTGPNIQKVFDEFSTGPNFLPGVGRFYSIKIARSTFNDIRELTGSGGVATSLALCALEEGLVDAVAASETKDLGNMKIQLKQKVPPINDFLPSMLSVHFHPAAVAKAFDSLIKGYSGSRVAFVGVPCHMIAMRKLQLYGHKSSDELGPLIGLFCLWSISSLKDLVESLKERGIDSNKIRSIDLDSEFNVNLSSGKVKIPMKELWERVREGCKTCQDLTGLLADVSVGRVEGIAPDWSVLIIRSKLGETLVTRAVKGKYIELSDMDPSVREKLISLSMKKKHFAEEEYKEDVRRGLLTSEAFEVLQDNIIG from the coding sequence ATGGAATTCTGCATCAACGGATACCTACAACTCCAAAAGAAGATCATCGATAGCGAGATCTGTACCTTATGTGGTGCATGCGAAGTGGCATGCCCAATGAATGCAATTGAAATTACTGAAAACAACAACTCACAAGTTTATGATTGTAATGAAATAGTCCCTGAGTGCAGGATATGCTATGACATTTGCCCTCACACAGGGCCCAACATTCAGAAGGTTTTTGATGAGTTCTCCACAGGACCAAACTTTCTCCCCGGAGTAGGGAGGTTTTATTCGATAAAAATCGCACGTAGCACTTTTAACGACATCAGAGAGCTGACGGGGAGCGGAGGCGTAGCAACATCTTTGGCCCTATGTGCGCTCGAGGAAGGGCTTGTTGATGCAGTGGCCGCATCTGAAACAAAAGATTTGGGCAATATGAAGATCCAACTCAAGCAGAAGGTTCCTCCAATAAATGATTTCCTACCCTCTATGCTTAGCGTTCATTTTCATCCGGCAGCGGTTGCCAAAGCGTTTGATTCGTTAATTAAAGGTTATTCGGGTTCACGGGTCGCTTTTGTTGGGGTTCCATGCCATATGATTGCAATGAGGAAGCTGCAGCTATACGGTCATAAATCAAGCGACGAACTAGGACCTCTTATTGGCCTTTTCTGTCTATGGAGTATCTCTTCTCTCAAAGATCTTGTCGAAAGCCTTAAGGAAAGAGGAATAGATAGCAACAAAATCCGGAGCATTGACCTTGATTCGGAGTTCAATGTAAACTTGAGTTCCGGCAAGGTAAAAATACCAATGAAAGAACTCTGGGAACGTGTTAGAGAGGGATGTAAAACTTGCCAGGACCTCACAGGGTTGCTTGCAGATGTTTCGGTGGGGAGGGTGGAAGGCATCGCCCCAGATTGGTCTGTACTGATCATTAGATCAAAACTCGGGGAAACCCTGGTAACGCGCGCCGTAAAAGGGAAATACATTGAATTGTCGGATATGGATCCTTCTGTTAGGGAAAAACTGATTTCGCTCAGCATGAAAAAGAAGCATTTTGCAGAGGAGGAGTACAAAGAAGATGTAAGGAGGGGGCTGCTAACCTCCGAGGCTTTCGAAGTCCTGCAGGACAACATCATCGGCTAA
- a CDS encoding CBS domain-containing protein gives MSTELKYIDQERTMLEAAKLMGEYHIGSLLVKGQERPLGIVTERDLLTRVIAADKKPNDVRVFDVYSPRLVTIRPQATIREAARTMIKQKGKLVVTEDRKAVGIVTASDLIKSLPEAPETTVLVKYFMTRKVRTVGPEEKIVNAAKIMGKERIGSLIVTKDGKPWGIFTERDLLSKVIYKEVSLEEEIKKFASSPLITIESDWSIHRAAMLMASKHVRRLPVLEDGELSGIITARDLVEAYSM, from the coding sequence ATGAGCACAGAATTGAAATACATCGATCAGGAAAGGACGATGCTTGAAGCCGCGAAATTAATGGGAGAATACCACATAGGAAGTCTTCTCGTTAAAGGGCAGGAGCGCCCACTTGGAATAGTTACAGAAAGAGATCTCCTGACGCGAGTTATTGCTGCAGATAAAAAACCAAACGATGTAAGAGTTTTTGACGTTTATTCACCAAGACTTGTAACTATAAGACCCCAGGCCACAATCAGGGAAGCTGCAAGGACGATGATAAAGCAAAAAGGCAAACTGGTCGTTACCGAAGATCGGAAGGCAGTCGGGATAGTAACTGCTTCAGACCTGATAAAATCACTACCTGAAGCTCCGGAAACTACTGTCTTGGTAAAATATTTCATGACCAGAAAAGTTAGGACGGTAGGCCCTGAAGAAAAGATTGTAAACGCCGCGAAGATCATGGGGAAAGAGAGAATCGGATCGTTGATAGTGACCAAGGATGGCAAGCCATGGGGCATATTCACTGAAAGGGATCTGCTTTCGAAGGTAATATACAAGGAGGTCTCTCTCGAAGAGGAGATTAAAAAGTTCGCATCTTCGCCATTAATAACTATCGAATCAGACTGGAGCATACACAGGGCAGCAATGTTAATGGCGTCTAAACATGTGAGGAGGCTGCCCGTGTTAGAGGATGGGGAACTATCTGGCATAATAACGGCAAGAGATCTGGTCGAAGCATACTCAATGTAA
- a CDS encoding GYD domain-containing protein: MEWGSLPFYVLLSNLTAEGRKTIKEKPERIKEVNKEIEALGAKVIHQFATLGPYDFVNIIEAPSNEVVYKISAEFGSRGTVKILTMPAVTVDTFIADLKYK; this comes from the coding sequence ATGGAGTGGGGCAGTTTGCCTTTTTATGTACTACTATCCAATCTAACAGCAGAAGGAAGAAAAACGATAAAAGAAAAACCCGAAAGGATCAAGGAAGTCAACAAAGAAATTGAGGCTCTAGGCGCGAAAGTGATACACCAGTTTGCAACGCTGGGACCGTATGACTTCGTAAACATAATCGAGGCACCGTCCAACGAAGTTGTTTACAAAATATCCGCTGAGTTTGGTTCCAGAGGGACTGTGAAAATATTAACTATGCCTGCAGTTACGGTTGATACATTTATTGCGGATCTCAAATACAAGTGA
- a CDS encoding DUF2116 family Zn-ribbon domain-containing protein produces MSKKTYEERWGPHNHCIVCGNAIPEGKKYCSDLCKTKYEEELRKASRQQKISYIFILAMGALLVAMFILPYLFDQ; encoded by the coding sequence ATGTCGAAGAAAACCTATGAAGAAAGATGGGGTCCACATAACCACTGTATTGTGTGCGGAAATGCGATTCCCGAGGGAAAAAAGTACTGTAGTGATCTCTGCAAAACAAAATATGAGGAGGAGCTGCGGAAAGCAAGTCGCCAACAAAAAATCAGTTACATATTCATCCTTGCGATGGGTGCCCTGCTGGTTGCAATGTTCATTCTGCCATATTTGTTTGACCAATGA
- the pyrH gene encoding UMP kinase: MLPLRITIKLSGHVLFPTLDTQTRISEYAEIVKKLALEGHEVNVVVGGGAPARYYIQMARKQGADESTCDFIGIKIANLNANLFSIALGDLACPFVPTSYDEMQKAKSTEKIIVMGGLQPGQSTNAVACVLAEFTNSNLLINTTTVDGVYTSDPRKDPNARRLSKVSVSELSKILESLGTRAGEYELLDPVALRIIQRSGIVTKIIDGTNPENITAACADLKEGIGTLIVP; encoded by the coding sequence GTGCTTCCTTTGAGAATAACCATTAAGCTCAGCGGCCATGTGTTGTTCCCTACTCTCGACACTCAAACTAGAATCTCTGAATACGCGGAAATCGTTAAGAAGTTGGCTTTGGAAGGTCATGAAGTGAATGTTGTGGTAGGCGGGGGAGCTCCTGCAAGGTATTACATCCAGATGGCAAGAAAACAGGGTGCCGACGAGTCGACGTGTGACTTTATTGGAATAAAAATAGCTAATCTGAACGCAAACCTGTTTTCTATAGCTTTGGGAGATCTTGCATGCCCTTTTGTACCAACTAGCTATGACGAGATGCAGAAGGCAAAAAGTACAGAAAAGATCATAGTGATGGGGGGGCTCCAACCAGGGCAGTCAACGAACGCCGTGGCATGCGTCTTGGCGGAATTCACCAATTCAAATTTACTGATTAACACAACAACCGTGGACGGCGTCTATACCTCTGACCCAAGAAAAGATCCGAATGCAAGGCGCCTCAGCAAGGTGTCTGTCTCAGAGTTGAGCAAGATTCTAGAGTCGCTTGGCACCAGAGCCGGTGAATATGAGCTACTAGACCCTGTAGCCCTCAGAATTATTCAAAGGTCTGGTATAGTAACAAAGATAATAGATGGGACTAATCCCGAGAACATCACGGCGGCGTGTGCCGATCTGAAAGAGGGAATAGGTACATTAATCGTTCCTTGA
- the prf1 gene encoding peptide chain release factor aRF-1 produces MSTAERSSLETYRLKKLIEELESKEGKATELISQYIPPNRQISDAMSNLREELGTSANIKSKSTRKNVQDAIESIIQKLKLFRAPPKNGLVIFSGAIPRGGPGTEKIETYVLEPPEPISLFLYRCDSRFYLDPIKDMLVEKEIYGLLVMDRSDATFALLKGRRIEIVETITSGSPSKHDAGGQSARRFQRIVEIAAHEFYKRVAEHAEKIFLPITNLKGIIIGGPGPTKNEFYEGSFLHYQLQNKVLAVEDLSYTQEPGIYELVEKAKDVLKNVEFLKEKKLVQDFLYLLAKNSGQVTYGEKEVRDRLEKGAVKKLILSSDLGTTRFKLRCTSCGNIKEVTYTKQQIATMSRKEICEKCGGTMEVEEEKSIIEELAELADKTNAKVEVVSTETDEGKMLMNSFGGVVAILRFSGQEQ; encoded by the coding sequence TTGTCAACTGCTGAGAGAAGCTCTCTCGAGACTTACAGGTTGAAGAAGCTGATAGAAGAGCTGGAGTCGAAAGAAGGCAAAGCAACAGAGCTAATATCACAGTACATACCGCCCAACAGACAAATATCGGACGCAATGTCGAACCTCAGAGAGGAGCTCGGCACCTCAGCGAACATAAAATCCAAGTCTACGAGAAAAAACGTTCAGGACGCGATCGAGAGCATAATCCAAAAATTAAAGTTGTTCCGGGCACCCCCCAAAAATGGTCTTGTGATATTCAGCGGCGCAATACCGAGGGGCGGCCCAGGAACCGAAAAGATTGAAACCTATGTTTTAGAACCCCCTGAGCCGATAAGCCTATTCCTTTACCGATGCGACTCAAGATTTTACCTGGATCCTATCAAAGACATGCTAGTCGAAAAGGAAATCTACGGGCTGCTCGTAATGGACAGGAGTGATGCTACTTTTGCACTTTTGAAAGGGAGAAGGATAGAAATTGTTGAGACCATCACCTCAGGGAGCCCAAGCAAGCACGACGCTGGAGGTCAATCGGCGAGGAGGTTCCAGCGAATCGTGGAGATCGCTGCGCATGAATTTTATAAGAGGGTCGCGGAACATGCCGAGAAGATTTTCTTGCCAATAACCAATCTAAAGGGAATAATTATCGGCGGGCCCGGACCTACCAAAAATGAGTTCTACGAAGGATCCTTTTTGCATTACCAACTCCAGAACAAGGTGCTTGCCGTCGAGGATTTGAGCTACACCCAAGAGCCGGGCATATACGAACTAGTTGAGAAGGCGAAGGACGTACTCAAGAACGTCGAATTTTTGAAGGAGAAAAAGCTCGTGCAGGATTTCCTTTACCTGCTTGCCAAGAACAGCGGTCAAGTCACTTATGGTGAAAAGGAAGTTCGGGACAGGCTAGAGAAAGGCGCGGTCAAGAAACTCATCCTTTCCTCCGACCTAGGAACTACACGCTTCAAGTTAAGGTGCACCTCCTGTGGCAATATCAAGGAGGTGACCTACACAAAACAGCAGATTGCGACGATGTCCAGAAAAGAAATTTGTGAGAAGTGTGGAGGGACGATGGAAGTCGAGGAGGAAAAAAGCATAATTGAAGAACTTGCTGAACTGGCAGACAAGACGAACGCTAAGGTCGAGGTCGTGTCGACGGAAACAGACGAAGGCAAAATGCTTATGAATTCATTTGGAGGTGTCGTGGCGATACTTAGGTTTTCAGGACAGGAGCAGTAG
- the proC gene encoding pyrroline-5-carboxylate reductase — MVGYGKMGSSLLVGGIRSGVIKKDSVLVYDLDRERMASAEKYGLKAADSLSMLLDSDVLLLAVKPKDLPALLLEIRDLLVEKSPLLISIVAGIGVKRILSFLGNAPMKVVRVMPNIAAAVNEAMSAFYANEFVTNEDLEFVKSLLSGVGKSISVENEEDLDTITGISGSGPAYFALMIRILEKIAVEKGIKEDVARILAAQTCRGAATMILDGRYSPSELIKMVASPGGTTEEALRVMEVRGFSGIVSDAVSAAIEKSRAMNAS, encoded by the coding sequence TTGGTTGGATACGGAAAAATGGGCTCATCCCTTTTGGTGGGGGGAATACGCTCTGGCGTGATAAAGAAGGACTCCGTTTTGGTCTATGATCTTGACAGAGAAAGAATGGCGAGTGCGGAAAAATATGGTTTGAAAGCGGCAGACTCGTTGAGCATGCTTTTGGATTCTGATGTTTTATTGTTGGCAGTGAAGCCCAAGGACCTTCCTGCACTCCTTCTGGAGATTAGAGACTTGCTCGTTGAAAAGTCTCCTCTTCTGATATCCATAGTTGCAGGGATTGGTGTAAAGCGGATCCTTTCATTTCTCGGCAATGCACCCATGAAGGTCGTGAGAGTGATGCCGAATATTGCTGCAGCCGTCAACGAGGCCATGTCTGCATTTTACGCGAACGAATTCGTGACCAATGAAGATCTCGAATTTGTAAAATCCCTTCTTTCCGGTGTCGGAAAGTCAATAAGCGTTGAAAACGAGGAGGATCTCGACACAATCACAGGAATCAGCGGGAGCGGCCCGGCTTACTTCGCCCTTATGATCAGAATCTTGGAAAAAATCGCGGTCGAAAAGGGAATAAAGGAAGATGTGGCGAGAATACTGGCGGCACAAACATGCCGTGGGGCCGCAACAATGATTCTTGATGGAAGATATTCCCCATCTGAGCTTATAAAAATGGTCGCTTCACCCGGAGGGACAACCGAAGAAGCATTGCGAGTGATGGAGGTCAGGGGTTTTTCAGGAATCGTATCTGATGCAGTCTCGGCAGCCATTGAGAAGTCAAGGGCAATGAATGCTTCTTGA
- a CDS encoding glutamate-5-semialdehyde dehydrogenase has protein sequence MKSEILEKVKEARAASILLGQIRSEVKNAALMLASESILKNKNKIIESNKNDIENAQLLVEKGEITKSLLDRLKLDETKIEEISKMVSSVARLEDPVGRILYSIKMDEHLELFKITVPFGVIVSIFESRPDALPQIASLCIKSGNSVILKGGVEALESNRTIFKILDEAFVSAGLPSGCMQFVEDRKAVKTLLKLDDMIDLIVPRGSNEFVRYIQENTRIPVLGHSSGICHIFVDSEADLVKAVRICVDARVQYPAACNSMKVLLVDSNVANIFLPLVAKELVDRGVRIKGCPTTISILSRSGISADVAEEYDWRREYLDLTLPIRVVSGLDEAIAHINSYGSRHTDAIITENVERARRFIRSVDSSSVFLNTSTRFSDGYRYGLGAEVGISTNKIHARGPVGLEGLVTTKYILIGDGHVVSDYVGKGAKPFLHKETDGDWEARLK, from the coding sequence ATGAAAAGTGAAATTTTAGAAAAAGTAAAGGAAGCGAGGGCTGCGTCAATACTCTTGGGCCAGATTAGGTCCGAGGTCAAGAATGCTGCCCTCATGCTGGCTTCGGAATCAATTTTAAAAAATAAAAATAAAATCATAGAATCAAACAAAAATGACATCGAAAACGCCCAACTGCTGGTTGAAAAGGGGGAGATCACTAAATCATTACTTGATAGACTGAAGCTGGACGAAACAAAAATCGAAGAGATCTCGAAGATGGTCTCTAGCGTGGCAAGGCTTGAGGATCCTGTAGGTCGCATTTTGTATTCAATCAAAATGGACGAGCACCTCGAGCTCTTCAAGATCACTGTGCCTTTCGGGGTGATCGTCTCCATATTTGAAAGTCGCCCGGATGCATTACCGCAGATCGCGTCCTTGTGCATAAAATCAGGAAATTCCGTGATTTTGAAGGGGGGAGTTGAGGCACTCGAATCAAACAGAACTATATTTAAGATACTGGATGAGGCTTTTGTATCAGCAGGTCTCCCTAGCGGCTGCATGCAGTTTGTTGAGGACCGCAAGGCTGTAAAGACACTGCTAAAGCTTGACGATATGATTGATCTTATAGTGCCTCGCGGCAGCAATGAATTCGTAAGATACATACAGGAGAATACCCGCATACCTGTTTTGGGCCATTCCTCTGGAATATGCCATATTTTTGTCGATTCTGAGGCAGACCTAGTGAAGGCAGTAAGGATTTGCGTGGATGCCCGCGTGCAATACCCTGCTGCGTGCAACTCGATGAAAGTTCTTCTGGTCGACTCTAACGTTGCAAACATTTTCTTGCCGCTGGTTGCCAAAGAACTGGTTGACAGGGGCGTGCGGATAAAAGGATGCCCCACAACTATTTCAATACTCTCAAGGTCCGGGATATCGGCAGATGTAGCGGAAGAATATGACTGGAGGAGGGAGTACCTCGACCTGACCCTTCCTATAAGGGTGGTAAGCGGCTTGGATGAGGCCATTGCCCACATAAACAGTTATGGATCAAGACACACTGACGCAATAATTACTGAGAACGTGGAAAGGGCTAGACGTTTCATCAGATCTGTCGATTCCTCCTCGGTATTTCTCAATACTTCAACAAGGTTCAGCGACGGTTACAGGTACGGTTTGGGGGCTGAAGTCGGAATAAGCACAAACAAAATCCACGCACGCGGACCAGTCGGTTTAGAAGGGTTGGTTACAACCAAGTACATACTGATCGGCGATGGGCACGTCGTCTCTGACTATGTCGGGAAAGGCGCGAAGCCATTCCTCCACAAGGAGACCGACGGTGATTGGGAGGCAAGGTTAAAATGA
- the proB gene encoding glutamate 5-kinase, which produces MGCYKIDEMAIRAELSKSKLVVVKVGASSLSDENGKIDFEKINSICVEISNLRRRGINVVLVSSGAIKAGKAIISASLKNNEISSLQAFAAVGQVLLMESYRDLMAAKGYKVAQILLTWEDFRSKTRLKNLINTIQTLLSLGVLPIINENDTIAVEEIKFGDNDTLSALVATHLNSDLLIILSDIDGLYSGDPGLPSSELLSFVPEVTQEIENLASSKHKGFGGMKTKLKAAKMVNSSGIPMVIANGGEFGILERIIDGERVGTLFGSRVKNEK; this is translated from the coding sequence TTGGGCTGCTATAAAATTGACGAAATGGCGATCCGCGCCGAACTAAGCAAATCAAAACTAGTGGTAGTGAAGGTAGGCGCCTCATCCCTCTCTGATGAAAACGGCAAGATTGATTTTGAAAAGATCAATTCAATATGCGTCGAGATCTCAAATCTAAGAAGGAGAGGCATCAATGTAGTCCTGGTTTCTTCCGGCGCGATCAAGGCCGGAAAAGCAATAATTTCAGCCTCTCTTAAGAACAACGAAATCTCCTCTCTACAGGCTTTTGCCGCCGTCGGGCAAGTCCTGCTAATGGAGTCGTACAGGGACCTCATGGCTGCCAAGGGCTACAAGGTTGCCCAAATTTTGTTGACATGGGAGGATTTCAGGAGCAAAACCAGACTGAAGAACCTCATCAACACAATCCAGACCCTCCTGTCCCTAGGTGTCTTGCCAATAATAAACGAAAACGATACAATCGCAGTTGAGGAGATTAAGTTTGGTGACAACGATACCTTGTCCGCGCTTGTAGCAACCCATCTGAACTCAGATCTTTTGATAATCCTTTCGGACATCGACGGGCTTTATTCGGGTGATCCGGGCCTTCCTTCTTCGGAACTCCTTTCCTTTGTCCCGGAGGTGACTCAGGAAATTGAAAACTTGGCATCCTCGAAACACAAAGGGTTTGGAGGCATGAAGACAAAGCTAAAGGCAGCAAAGATGGTAAACTCGTCCGGAATCCCCATGGTCATTGCCAACGGAGGAGAATTCGGAATACTCGAACGCATAATCGACGGCGAGCGTGTTGGAACATTGTTCGGATCGAGGGTCAAAAATGAAAAGTGA
- a CDS encoding FKBP-type peptidyl-prolyl cis-trans isomerase, which yields MSQEIRVQKGDLVRVHYVGKFQGGKVFDTSMEKEAIRAGIYNPSRDYKPLSVTIGKGQVIPGFEEALVGMRINEEKEVIVPPSKGYGTKGNHPLAGKTLVFRVKIIDIKRG from the coding sequence GTGTCTCAAGAGATAAGGGTGCAGAAGGGGGATCTGGTAAGGGTACATTACGTTGGCAAATTCCAGGGAGGAAAGGTATTCGATACTTCGATGGAAAAGGAGGCAATTAGAGCTGGGATTTACAACCCCTCAAGGGATTACAAACCATTGTCCGTAACTATAGGAAAGGGCCAAGTAATCCCTGGTTTCGAAGAGGCCTTGGTCGGGATGCGGATAAACGAGGAAAAGGAGGTTATTGTCCCACCTTCCAAGGGATACGGCACAAAGGGCAATCATCCATTAGCCGGAAAGACCTTGGTATTTAGAGTGAAGATAATTGACATTAAGAGAGGATGA
- a CDS encoding carboxypeptidase M32 — MSEEILKAYEKLLSKSRELVVLSSAKAVLQWDTETMMPPGAFDLRGQQLALLSRIEHRMITDREIGDLLDKIERSPDYESLDAVKKRNVLLIRKQYDENTKLPEELVSEIEKQAITSYKKWREGKASGNFGLFEPELRRMLELKKKAAEILKEVKKTRTLYDAMIDIFEPKISEEVIDGTFNDLKNRLKPIISRYSERPIDADWLKRRVPVETQKELAKSIAEFIGYDVGSESARGRIDPTEHPFTIGYYDDVRITTHYYEDNFTSSLFSVLHEGGHALYELNLEQGWKYQPVGSACSFGFHESQSRFVENVVGRSDHFWTYFLPVLNRLTAGQFADIDARKAAAAVNRVSPSKIRIEADEATYALHIIIRFEIERDLFSEKLDVKELPQAWNDKYAEYLGVEIQNDSEGVLQDVHWAHGYFGYFPSYALGNIYCAQILSKLERDVSGCWEEVERGNFAPIRQWLTQNVHNAGNLYDPMDLLRKITGEGINPAHFANYLENKYHNLLE, encoded by the coding sequence ATGAGCGAGGAAATTCTGAAGGCGTATGAGAAGCTGCTCTCGAAAAGCAGGGAATTAGTGGTTCTCTCGTCCGCAAAAGCGGTGCTCCAGTGGGACACCGAAACGATGATGCCCCCCGGGGCATTCGACCTCCGCGGGCAGCAGCTGGCGCTACTGTCGAGAATAGAGCACAGAATGATCACGGACCGCGAGATTGGGGATTTGCTCGACAAGATAGAGCGGAGCCCGGACTATGAAAGCTTGGACGCGGTCAAAAAAAGGAATGTCTTACTGATAAGGAAGCAGTACGACGAGAACACGAAGCTGCCAGAAGAGCTCGTGAGCGAGATTGAAAAGCAGGCGATAACCTCCTACAAGAAGTGGAGGGAGGGGAAGGCGAGCGGCAATTTCGGACTCTTCGAGCCAGAACTGAGAAGGATGCTTGAGCTCAAGAAAAAGGCCGCAGAGATACTGAAGGAAGTGAAAAAGACCCGGACGCTCTATGATGCCATGATAGACATATTCGAGCCGAAGATCTCTGAAGAAGTGATAGACGGAACTTTTAATGATCTGAAGAACAGGCTGAAACCGATAATATCAAGATACTCGGAACGCCCAATAGATGCGGATTGGCTCAAGAGAAGGGTGCCCGTGGAAACGCAGAAGGAGCTCGCTAAAAGTATCGCTGAATTCATCGGATATGACGTAGGGAGCGAGAGCGCCAGGGGCAGAATTGACCCAACAGAGCACCCCTTTACAATAGGGTACTACGACGACGTAAGGATAACGACCCACTACTACGAAGACAACTTCACATCTTCGCTTTTTTCGGTTCTCCACGAGGGCGGACACGCATTGTACGAGCTTAATCTAGAGCAGGGCTGGAAATACCAGCCAGTGGGAAGCGCATGCTCCTTTGGTTTCCACGAGTCGCAGTCAAGGTTCGTAGAGAATGTCGTTGGGAGATCCGACCACTTCTGGACATATTTCCTCCCGGTACTGAACCGCCTGACCGCGGGCCAGTTTGCAGATATCGACGCAAGGAAGGCGGCGGCAGCAGTAAACAGGGTCAGCCCGTCCAAAATCAGGATAGAGGCAGACGAGGCGACCTATGCGCTTCACATAATAATTAGGTTCGAGATAGAGAGGGACCTGTTCTCGGAAAAGCTGGACGTGAAAGAGCTCCCTCAGGCCTGGAACGACAAATATGCAGAGTACCTGGGTGTTGAAATCCAAAACGACTCGGAAGGGGTCCTCCAAGACGTGCACTGGGCACACGGCTATTTCGGGTATTTCCCATCGTATGCCCTTGGGAACATATACTGCGCCCAGATACTTTCGAAGCTCGAGAGGGACGTCAGCGGCTGCTGGGAAGAAGTGGAGAGGGGCAACTTTGCGCCAATCCGACAGTGGCTAACCCAAAACGTGCACAACGCCGGGAACCTGTACGATCCCATGGACCTCCTGAGAAAGATCACCGGGGAGGGGATAAACCCGGCCCACTTCGCCAACTACCTCGAGAACAAATACCACAACCTCTTGGAATGA